Proteins encoded together in one Eriocheir sinensis breed Jianghai 21 unplaced genomic scaffold, ASM2467909v1 Scaffold151, whole genome shotgun sequence window:
- the LOC126990259 gene encoding uncharacterized protein LOC126990259 — translation MAMWARAVWLEDNEEQEGVIPQKWIQNQMVHWPPGVNAAPAMAEMRDPTPSWRKFTLVKVKIASDDKTVCEECNTTTTSELSDEEENVKRRKKKKIFEDFYVADECNDMMQEKEKKCGASLPKPPEKFVRKQLIQQKKSPQKRQTQVFPTRTSPRKRVLDSSQKGIPHSQALPRSSLELSCVSQGAGPSSQGTSHGMGTDDMLPMSDGNFPAK, via the exons ATGGCAATGTGGGCTCGAGCAGTGTGGCTGGAGGACAATGAAGAGCAGGAGGGTGTTATACCACAGAAGTGGATACAGAATCAAATGGTCCATTGGCCACCTGGTGTTAATGCTGCCCCCGCTATGGCTGAAATGAGAGATCCAACACCATCTTGGAGAAAGTTCACACTTGTGAAAGTAAAAATTGCTTCTG ATGACAAAACTGTCTGTGAGGAATGCAATACTACCACGACATCTGAATTgagtgatgaagaagagaatgtgaAACgacgcaagaagaaaaaaatatttgaagaCTTCTACGTTGCAG ATGAGTGCAATGACATgatgcaggaaaaggaaaagaaat GTGGTGCCTCTCTACCAAAACCCCCAGAGAAATTTGTAAGAAAGCAGTTGATACAACAAAAGAAATCTCCCCAGAAGAGACAGACTCAGGTGTTTCCTACAAGGACTTCTCCTCGGAAGAGAGTGCTGGATTCATCCCAGAAAGGGATACCACATTCACAAGCCCTTCCTAGATCCTCATTGGAGCTGA GTTGTGTTTCACAGGGGGCTGGTCCATCCTCACAAGGAACATCACATGGGATGGGTACAGATGACATGTTGCCTATGTCTGATGGAA ATTTCCCGGCTAAGTAG